In Longimicrobium terrae, a single window of DNA contains:
- a CDS encoding restriction endonuclease, translated as MERLWMVRAGERGYLADAFKERQCVAIGFRESGDFTPIQSLAEMRQRIWDTGQDRKPGALGNAASMAWRFRGEMKPGDRVITYDPATRQYLIGEITGGYEYEPGRVPDYAHVRSVSWTSQVNRDDLSVESRNVLGSTLTLFQPGPDVAQELEALAVRAEAGSVDEDPLPPRPSPEAFPQAEPETGPESETDWEVIRRDLVDRAHEFIKDRLLSLSPSDMEELTASVLRAMGYKARVTGKGPDRGRDVTASPDGLGFQSPRIVAEVKHRPRNPIGAPLIRSFLGGLRSGENGLYVSTGGFTQEAKYEAERASFPLTLVDLDDLASLVVEHYDRFDAQGRVLLPLTRIYWPVA; from the coding sequence ATGGAACGGCTCTGGATGGTTCGGGCTGGTGAGCGGGGCTACCTCGCTGACGCTTTCAAGGAACGGCAGTGTGTGGCCATCGGGTTCAGAGAGTCCGGCGATTTCACACCGATCCAGTCGCTGGCGGAGATGAGGCAGCGCATCTGGGACACCGGCCAGGACCGGAAGCCTGGAGCGCTGGGGAACGCTGCTTCCATGGCTTGGAGGTTTCGCGGCGAGATGAAGCCCGGTGATCGCGTCATCACCTACGATCCGGCAACGCGGCAGTATCTGATTGGGGAAATCACGGGCGGGTATGAGTACGAGCCGGGCCGGGTTCCTGATTACGCCCATGTGCGGTCCGTATCCTGGACGTCGCAGGTGAACCGTGACGATCTGTCGGTGGAGTCCAGGAACGTTCTCGGCAGCACGTTGACGCTGTTCCAGCCTGGACCGGATGTAGCTCAGGAACTGGAGGCGCTCGCGGTTCGCGCTGAAGCTGGCTCCGTCGATGAAGATCCGCTTCCCCCGCGGCCCAGCCCGGAGGCGTTTCCCCAGGCGGAGCCGGAAACGGGCCCCGAATCAGAAACCGACTGGGAGGTGATCCGGCGCGATCTTGTGGATCGAGCGCACGAGTTCATCAAGGACCGCCTCCTGAGCCTGTCCCCCTCGGACATGGAAGAACTGACTGCGTCCGTGCTGCGAGCCATGGGATACAAGGCTCGCGTAACCGGCAAGGGGCCCGACCGGGGCCGCGATGTGACGGCGTCTCCCGACGGGCTGGGCTTTCAGTCGCCGCGGATCGTCGCCGAAGTAAAGCACCGGCCCAGGAACCCCATCGGCGCTCCACTGATCCGGAGCTTTCTGGGCGGGCTCCGCTCGGGGGAGAACGGCCTGTACGTGAGCACCGGCGGTTTCACTCAGGAGGCGAAGTACGAGGCCGAGCGGGCGAGCTTTCCGCTGACCCTGGTAGACCTTGATGATCTGGCATCGCTGGTGGTGGAGCACTACGACCGGTTCGATGCGCAGGGCCGTGTGCTTCTTCCCCTCACGCGAATCTACTGGCCAGTCGCCTGA
- a CDS encoding NAD(P)-dependent alcohol dehydrogenase gives MSATSAYAAQGPDAPIAPLTIERRELRPTDVQIEILYCGVCHSDLHTARNEWQHTVYPVVPGHEIVGRVTAVGSQVSKFHAGDLAGVGCMVDSCRECSNCKRGLEQYCKVGNVGTYNGVDRHDGSITRGGYSKQIVVDQDFVLRVSDSLPLPGVAPLLCAGITTWSPLRHWKVGAGHKVGVVGLGGLGHMAVKLAASFGAEVTMLSTSPDKEADARRLGAHKFALTRDAAQLQGLAGYFDFIIDTVSAEHDYNQYLQMLDTDGVMICVGAPPTPAQIAVFALMGGRRSLAGSGIGGIAETQEMLDYCAEHGITSDVEVIDIATINEAYERMLRSDVRYRFVIDMATLA, from the coding sequence ATGTCAGCAACTTCAGCGTATGCGGCTCAAGGTCCCGACGCGCCCATCGCCCCGCTCACCATCGAGCGGCGCGAGCTTCGGCCCACGGATGTGCAGATCGAGATCCTGTACTGCGGCGTCTGCCACAGCGATCTGCACACGGCGCGAAACGAGTGGCAGCACACCGTCTATCCCGTCGTGCCCGGCCACGAGATCGTGGGCCGCGTGACGGCGGTCGGCTCGCAGGTCTCCAAGTTCCACGCCGGTGACCTGGCCGGCGTGGGATGCATGGTGGATTCCTGCCGCGAGTGCAGCAACTGCAAGCGCGGGCTAGAACAGTACTGCAAGGTGGGCAACGTGGGCACCTACAACGGCGTGGACCGCCACGACGGCTCCATCACCCGCGGCGGGTATTCGAAGCAGATCGTCGTCGATCAGGACTTCGTGCTGCGCGTGTCCGACAGCCTGCCGCTGCCCGGCGTGGCGCCGCTGCTGTGCGCGGGGATCACCACGTGGTCGCCGCTGCGCCACTGGAAGGTGGGCGCGGGGCACAAGGTGGGCGTCGTCGGCCTGGGCGGATTGGGCCACATGGCGGTCAAGCTGGCCGCCTCGTTCGGCGCGGAAGTCACCATGCTCAGCACGTCGCCGGACAAGGAAGCGGACGCGCGGCGGCTGGGCGCGCACAAGTTCGCCCTCACGCGCGACGCGGCGCAGCTTCAGGGGCTGGCGGGGTACTTCGATTTCATCATCGACACGGTTTCCGCCGAGCACGACTACAATCAGTACCTGCAGATGCTGGATACGGACGGCGTGATGATCTGCGTGGGCGCGCCGCCCACGCCGGCCCAGATCGCCGTCTTCGCGCTGATGGGCGGACGCCGCAGCCTGGCGGGATCGGGGATCGGCGGCATCGCTGAAACGCAGGAAATGCTGGATTACTGCGCCGAGCACGGCATCACCTCCGACGTGGAGGTGATCGACATCGCCACAATCAACGAGGCGTACGAGCGCATGCTCAGGAGCGACGTCCGCTACCGCTTCGTCATCGACATGGCCACGCTGGCCTGA
- a CDS encoding response regulator, which yields MPAATVLIVDDDAAHMDIATTILRHHGYQTLSAVDADQAMLLIMERRPHAVLMDVRLPRVDGWMMTRQIKDDARTASIPIIIFTASALPEDRERSAEAGAFCHLTKPCEPREIVEAVERCLSLA from the coding sequence ATGCCTGCTGCCACCGTGCTGATCGTCGATGACGACGCGGCTCACATGGACATCGCCACTACCATTCTGCGCCACCACGGCTACCAGACGCTGTCCGCGGTGGATGCCGACCAGGCGATGCTCCTGATCATGGAGCGCCGGCCGCACGCGGTGCTGATGGACGTGCGGCTGCCGCGGGTGGACGGGTGGATGATGACGCGCCAGATCAAGGACGACGCGCGGACGGCCTCCATCCCCATCATCATCTTTACCGCCTCGGCACTGCCGGAGGACCGCGAGCGCTCGGCCGAAGCGGGCGCCTTCTGCCATCTCACCAAGCCGTGCGAGCCGCGCGAGATCGTGGAAGCCGTGGAGCGCTGCCTGTCGCTGGCCTGA